From the genome of Biomphalaria glabrata chromosome 1, xgBioGlab47.1, whole genome shotgun sequence, one region includes:
- the LOC106079321 gene encoding kyphoscoliosis peptidase-like: MDERPTLQNGYLGAQPLFSEFGLLAKSHAEPEFETNENEFVIKLKASQPVKITSKIVSDETVGDSQERVFIQTRGEDVNLLVSLDKPGYHRLQIYALPAADDSKQLPGVFNYLIHCTGTPRKSRLFPKQFAQWKDGCVLLEPFSLAGDHIKGDVVFRLMVPNALAVAVTIEENWFHLDPGDNGIWTGRVNEIERFKGRGVYAVLNANFSEEDETKYSSLLQYTL, encoded by the coding sequence ATGGACGAACGTCCTACATTGCAGAATGGTTACCTTGGTGCCCAACCTTTGTTCAGTGAATTTGGTCTGTTGGCCAAGTCTCACGCAGAACCAGAGTTTGAGACCAATGAAAATGAGTTTgtcatcaaattaaaagctaGTCAGCCTGTCAAAATTACCAGTAAAATTGTGAGCGATGAGACTGTAGGAGATTCACAAGAGCGAGTGTTTATTCAAACTCGTGGTGAGGACGTGAATCTGTTGGTCAGCTTGGACAAGCCGGGCTATCATCGTCTGCAGATCTATGCACTTCCGGCTGCGGACGATAGCAAACAACTTCCGGGTGTTTTCAACTATTTGATACACTGCACTGGCACACCAAGAAAGTCCCGTCTTTTCCCGAAACAGTTCGCTCAGTGGAAAGATGGCTGCGTTCTACTCGAACCTTTTTCTCTGGCGGGGGACCACATTAAAGGCGACGTTGTGTTCCGCCTCATGGTCCCCAACGCCTTAGCGGTGGCAGTTACCATCGAAGAGAACTGGTTTCATCTGGACCCAGGAGACAATGGAATATGGACCGGCAGAGTGAATGAAATCGAAAGGTTCAAGGGTCGAGGAGTTTATGCTGTGCTCAATGCGAACTTCAGCGAAGAAGATGAGACCAAGTATTCTTCTTTACTACAGTATACACTATAA